The Lathyrus oleraceus cultivar Zhongwan6 chromosome 5, CAAS_Psat_ZW6_1.0, whole genome shotgun sequence genome includes the window atccTTTGTGCTCCAACTTGTAtctccttgtgaaccaagagttgtttgcgttgtaaaaccaaacacttaattctctttcTTTTTTGTCACGACAATAATAGGTATGCCTAGTTTCCTTCACGTCTTAGTCtataccagttttactcttggaTTCATATTTCCACCCTTGTTGAAATTCAAATAAGATTATCCTTTGGTTCATACCATACTCGTTATCACACTTCTTTTCACCTCCTATcactagttctatgaactacgaagctatgaattcctcattgcactatgaggatacgtaaGCATGAGGGCTTCAATCCTCACCAAGCGCTTTAtctatttctttttcttttccccttattcttttgcgagtaatccTTAGATATAACGCCCATTTGAGtaagaacaatcaaaatggtttccatggatgtaaggggtgctaatatcttccccttacataaccgacttccttacccaatatatctctttcctccgggttttatcgatgtttttcCTTTCCTCCgtgaataaataaagtttgatggcgactctgttgtatgttcgagcgtgcgatgcgttcGAGTATATTTTCGTTAACTTCAGCCAGAAACACTGTTTTGTTGTGTTTCTACAACTGCATAGACCATAAATAGCACACCAATTTGGTTTCATGCGACAACAATGATATTTTCCTGCACATCGACTGTGATTACAACACCAACTGTCACGTTCATGTTGTCACACAAActacaacacaaaatcaatgAGAATGATAGTGGATATGAATTGATGTGTTTTCAATGGTGTTGATGAAGGAATTACTATCTTTCTGGATTGAGAACTTGGAAAAACAATGAGCACAACAACGTAATTATTTTTTAGAAAGGTAATAAAAACGTCGCTTCTCAACCGCCAAACAAAATGATaatagaagaaaaaaaatataaatttgtATACTTTTTCCTCCAATATTAGATTATGCAAAATTCATACTAAATTAAgttgaataaataaaatatttttataagaTTTATTCTTTATTGAATCTTTGCTTAAAAATTGTCAAGTTGAATAATGAGAGATGAGAGTTTATTATCTAAGAAAACGATTAAATCCCATATAAACAAATACACAAATAACCAAAACTTATAATAGTATATtgttaataataaaaaatataatgtaaGATAAATATATTCAGTTAAATAACCACATCATCtgaatttttaattttttttttgttagAAATTGATATAAAagattaaataaaaaataaagttaacttatttataactttttttaattaagagattaaaataaaatatagaaTTAAATTAAGAGActaaaaaaccaaaaatataagaaaaaaaaattaatttttattgttatttacaaaaaaaaaaaaaatactaCTGGTTTTTTAGGTCTTCTTTTTAATTTTGATCAAAATTTTTAGGTCTCCTTTTATTATACAATGATGAATAAAAAAACCAGTAAATGTAGTATATAGCAGAGAACACACACTCCAAGCCCTTAAACGGTTAAACCCTAAAACCTCTTCATTTCCAATAACCCATTTTCTCCGTCGCCGCTGCAACCATGACGGAGCTGAAGCTATCCGAAAGCCGCGACCTGACGCGCATAGAGCGCGTCGGAGCTCACTCGCACATCCGTGGCCTTGGTCTCGACTCCTCATTACAGCCACGCGATGTCTCTGAAGGTATGGTCGGCCAAGTCAATGCCCGAAAAAGCGCCGGCATCATTCTTCAAATGATAAAGGAAGGAATAATCGCCGGACGCGCTGTTCTTCTCGCCGGACAACCCGGAACCGGTAAAACCGCCATCGCCATGGGGATGGCGAAGTCTCTCGGTCTTGAAACGCCGTTCGCCATGATCGCCGGAAGCGAGCTCTTCTCACTTGAGATGTCCAAGACCGAAGCCCTAACACAAGCCTTCCGCAAGGCAATTGGTGTGCGTATCAAGGAAGAAACGGAGGTGATTGAAGGTGAGGTTGTTGAGGTTCAGATCGACCGTCCGGCTGTTTCCGGTGCTGCTGCGAAGACGGGAAAGTTGACGCTGAAGTCGACGGAGATGGAGACGGTTTATGACCTTGGCGCGAAGATGATTGAGGCTATTGGGAAGGAGAAGGTGACGAGTGGTGATGTCATTGCCATTGATAAGGCTTCAGGGAAGATTACCAAGCTTGGTAGATCGTTCTCTAGGTCGAGGGATTTCGATGCTATGGGACCCCAGGTGAAGTTTGTGCAGTGTCCTGATGGAGAGTTGCAGAAGAGGAAGGAGGTTGTTCATTGTGTTTCTCTTCATGAGATTGATGTTATTAATAGCAGGTTCTTAACCCTTTTATTATTTTCTTGCTTTATGTTTTGTTGATTATGTCATTAATTAAGCTTTGTTAATTAAGTAATACTTGTAGCTAATTTTGTGGTAAATGATAGGGTTTCCATTGTTTATTGCCTAATATCTCTTCACTCAAGTTATTGTTCAACTATTTTACTATAGTTTATAATGTGGTTTTTCCCTATAAATGAGCTTTTATGAATATTCCAAAAGCTAATAGGTGTTCGGATAGCGGCGCACGCGCCGGACCCCCAAAATGCTATAGCGGCATAGCGGGATGACCGCTATTGTGAGCTTTAAAAGCCAAGGCAAATACTTAACCTGAATACGTAAATACCTTTAAAAGAGAAGTTGCGACAACATACATTAGTTCCAACAACACCATCAATATAAGTTCCCATCAAAATCAAATTATAAATATACTCAAAATGACTAAACCAAATTCTAAACTTAAACAAAATGACTTAATCACATCCTGTCTGCCTCATCATCAGTTCTAAGTCCACTATATTAATATAATCTTGCTCATCACTAGAGTCAAACTCTTTATAGGAGTTCCACTGCCAACCTATGTCAATATTGACACCAACATGTTAAAAAAAAACCTTTGTTGTTGGAAGTGTGTCACACTTGCAGAAGATGATGCCATGGTTGCTAACAAAAGAGAAACAGGGAAACACAGCAAAACTAAGCAAAACAGAGGAGAAGGCACATGGCAAAATAGAGGAGAAATCAGCCGTGAATGGATGAGAAAGGTGAAGAAGTAGATGAATAGGTGAAGAACTGTGATGATTTTGGAAGAACGATGGATGACTTACTGATTTGCAAAGAAGAATGTCAAAGAAGTTGTGTGAGGAAGTTTTGCAAAGAAGATGGCTTTCTAAAATGCGAACACGTGAGTGAAGAGGGAAAATGCAAAAGACATGTGAAATGACCTAAAACAAACACTTGTGCTTTTATATTATGTCAAATAAAAGGGTCAAAATACCAATTTCCCCTTAAAAAATTTGAATTTACAAATTTATCTTCATCTTCACAACGGCGGTCTGCAAATCGCTACAGAACCGCGATAGTGCCGCTATGACTACACAAATAGTGGCTGCTATTCCCGCTATCCACCTCTATCCTGGATATTGTTTAGCAGCCCAAAAGCATTGCAGTGAGGTCTGGTTCCGCTACGCTACACCGCTATAGCGCCGCCATAGCGTGCTATTGACAACCCATAATCAATGTACTCCTTAGAAATATCACTGACTTTAAAATTGGTGGATAGATCTATGTTTTTTTTTGATGATTTCCTGACTGATTTGCTCCTAGAGTTGAGTCAAAATGTTCTTTAGTTTGGTACAAAGATTTACATTATGTGCGTGGTAACAAAGTGGAATTTCTTTAGCCTTGCCAAGTTAGCCCTGTGGTATATTTTTGTGAGGATTATTTTGGATCCCACTGACCCTTTGTTGTTGAGATTGGGAGAAGCTAGTGCACTTATTTTTAGATTCATGTTTAACAAAATTGACTATGAGTCAGTGAAAGCTTGGATACATTACTGTTGTGTTGTGTGCTTTGCAGTTAGTAATTTCATTAAGTGCTCTTTTTCACCGAATGTTAAATCTTTCTAAACGGATATGAAGCTTTCTATTAAACTTTCCTTGATGGTTTTACATTATTTTGTTGTTTACCTTCTTCAACAAGGATGCTCACTTTCAAGGCTTATAAATTGCCTAAATGGTTGCTTCTTTGTTCTCACCATCATTTAATTCTCTTGTATTAATTTCAGAACACAGGGATTTCTGGCTCTTTTCACCGGTGATACAGGTGAAATTCGTGCAGAAGTGAGGGAACAAATTGACACCAAAGTGGCAGAATGGAAAGAAGAAGGAAAGGCAGAGATTGTGCCTGGTGTCCTTTTCATTGATGAGATACACATGCTTGATATAGAGTGTTTTTCATTCCTAAATCGGGCTCTGGAGAACGAGATGTCTCCCATATTAATTGTTGCTACCAACAGAGGCTTCACAACAATTCGTGGCACGAATAACAAATCTGCACACGGGATTCCCGTTGATCTACTTGATCGCCTTCTCATCATCAAAACTGATCCTTATACCGAGGATGAAATTCACAAGATtctggatatcagatgccaagAGGAAGACGTAGACATGAGTGAAGGTGCAAAGCATTTGTTAACCAAAATAGGTGTAGAAACATCCCTGCGATATGCCATTAATCTAATCACAGCAGCTGCTTTGGCGTGCCAAAAGCGAAAGGGAAAGACAGTGGAATTGGAAGACATAAATCGGGTTTACAATTTGTTTTTGGATGTCAAAAGATCGACACAGTACTTGATGGAATATCAAAGTCAATACATGTTCAGTGAAACAGGTGAAGTTGATGAAGATGATGCCAATGCTATGGTCCTCTGAAATTCATTCTCATCCGTTCGAGTCTTTGTAATTATTTGAGCAGTCTTTATTTATGTAAGTTGCAGCTCTTTATTTCATGATCTGTCTGGTCATTGAACTTCATTTGTATTTGATTTTGAGCACCAGCAGTATTTCCAAGGTTGAACTTTTCCAAGGCTTTTTTATATTTGTTGTCTCATGTGTGCACTATCATGCTCATTTTCATTCAAAGGTTATCCATAGAGTAGTTCAAGAATTAAGTTTTGGTAGTGACTTTGCCACATTTGCTCAAATTTTATGACATGTGCGACTTGAACCAGGAATTCACTCAGGTGAGGTGTGAGATCGTAGTGTATGGGAGATAGAAATAGAAAGAAAATATGACTTTTTGAATATATCTTTATATATGGTGAATGAATATTAGTGAGCACTGGTGTTTTATTTGAACTCCTCTGCACCCATCCCTGCATTTTATTTTATCTAAATCAAATGTGTCCTCTAGTTCTTTATGTTTTAGGTTTGTAACTAATAAGTCCTTtacattttttaaaatattaatttagtCTTTTATGTGCTTGATTTTTACAATTTTAGCCATTTAATGAAACTACAATTCCATTTTCTCCATCCTAATTTAGGCTTTTGTTGTCCTAAATTGATAACTCAAACTCCAATTTCTTGCAATCATAATAATTTGAGTACACGAAATTAATGGCTTCATTCTTTAGCAAGCAATGCTTTGAGTTTGTGTAATCAAAACTCTAGATATATTTGACCTTTGCTTATAGCTCATTGATAATTCTTTTATGAATTCATGAAGGTGTTTGACTTTGGATCAACTAAAACATAGATATATTAACATGGTGATTCTTTCATGAAAAGAATTCGTAAACATGTTCATCTTCTCATATATTTTTTTACAAACACTAGCTTCAACTTCAGTGTACGTTGCAGGGAGACGAAGTCGCAGACACTACAATATTTTTTCGTGTGTCGAAATTTTGGAATATCGATAATATGGGACAAACATTATACTAGTATGAATTTGGAAGTTGACAATACTTATGATTTATATATCATTGAAGCATTCTTTGCAAACGCCTCAAAGATTTTAAATCCTACATCTCAAACTATTCAAAATAATGAACTATGTATTTAGAAGGTACTGATATATACACAATTTACATAATATAAATCTGGAAAATGAGATTTGGAAACAAAGCATGTATGTTTATACCTAAACTAGGAATTAAGAGGTTGAAGACAGAAAGTAACAATGTTGATTCATATATCAACCAATCTTTTCTGTGTTGCTGTCATCTGATGGCCATATTACTGTCTCCATGAGTCTTTCCCTCATCAACTCCAAGTTTTCATCAGATATTTCTTTATATATCTCAGCATGATTACATTTCTGCATCCGCGAAGAAACATTAATGCCTCGACAAATGATTTTACATTTACATGCCTTTGAATATTTTTATATTCAAGTATGAGAATTTTGAATTTAATTACCTTAACCCATTTGCCATAGAGGTGAAGCCGAGTTAACATCACTCTTTCAGCAAGCTCTTGTTGTTCCTGTCAATTGAATGAAAACACATATGGCATCATCTAAGTCATCATACATTAACAGAACTAACTTGTTAGTAAAAGTTATCAACATATTCATGAAAGAGTACCTTCCCGAGCATTCGGATAAAACGTTTTCCATCTGCTGGTTTGTTTGATACAACAAAACTGCAAACATAGAACAAAGCACAAATAACAGTACAATCTTAATAATCACCTTACAATGAAATTGCAAAAACAAAAATGTTGTCAAAATTTCAAAAGGTATTTGTGCATCGGTGCTTACGAATTTAAGTCCTTACAAAATTTTCTCAATTTAAGGAAGGTTAGACGTATACAAAGATAATCATATGTAAATTAATCGAGTCATTTTAAGTTGTGGAGGAGTTCAATTTAGTCAAAGTTCATCGGAACTAAACAATTTGTTTTTTATTGAGTTTCTTATTTGCTGTCACTAGCTAAAATTGTGAATAAAATTGTTATTGGTAAAGTATAAGTAAATCTTAGATTTATTTCCTAAGTTAGTGATATGAGTTAGCTACATTTGTTTAGTTAAATTAGGTTGTTATGACAGCCATAACCATGTCGATTTCTCTTCAAAACTTACAAAAGAATAGTAAAAATGTTTAGAGTTATTGTGTTGGTTGTTATATTTGATTATAAGTAGTTATTAGTTAGTTAATTTTATTAGAAGTTAGTTAAGATTTGTTAGTTGGTCGTTATCATTGTAAGGTACTAGTACATTTTATCATTGAATCAATACTTAAttattgaatcattttttatttttataattattttttttagGCTCAATTATATCTTTTAGCATCGTATTAGAGTCACAACTTGCCACAATGAAGTAGAGATGATTCAACCTATCAACAAAAAAGATAATCTCCAATCAATTccctttttcttcttctttcatTTCACTGTATTTAAGTTTAGTGGTTGAAAATATTTGATGTCCCAACATAATATCAATTGAGGTACTTTAAcgaaaaaaatatattttattctCTTAATACTTCTATCTTATGATCGTTAAATTTTGTTCGCGAAATTGATATTTGAAATCTCAAAATTGAGTTTATAGATTCTATTGAAGTGAACGCGGCAGAAACATCAGAAGATTTTTCAAGAGACTAAAGTAAGCCGAAGATTTCTATGAGTTAGCTATGAATTAGGCTCCTCCACTGTTATCGACGTTAATTTTTCTTTGTAGTTTATTGGAGCAACACCGAAGAGACAGTAAATTTTCACAAGAATTTAAAATAGGTCGAAAACTTTTATGATTTAAGCCCCATCATTTTTTCTATCGATATCAACTTTTCATTTTTAACCGATGTGATTATGacttgtatatatatatatatattttaattttcttttaacGAATTATATTAGAGTGTTTTCTTTTTCATTAGATTGTATTGTTATTTTCAAGTTAGAAATGTTAACCCATATTCTAATTTGAAAAAGTGTGTTAGATTTAATTGTGTTAGTTGTTATATTTGATTATAAATAGTTATTGATTTTATTACAATTTGATTAAGATCGGTTAGTTGATCAAGAACACTATAGAATGTTTATcatatatatttattatataaggtacaatttcatttattttatttctcTTTCTTGGAGTGAATCATTCTTCTCAGCAAAAACAAACCCTAAATGCAATTTATTTTTCATCATTCCTTACTAACATCTTGGAAGCATGATACAAAGCATAAATAAGGTCAATTTTTCCAAATTATATATAAAACTATTATCATTTAACACAATAAAGTAAACCAAACACAAGCATAAAGAATTCAACACAATATTCTTCCAAGAATAAAGAATTCACTTACTTATAAAACCAAGTATATTTAGGCGGGTTCATCTCATACAGTTGCTGAAGAACAGTCCTCACAGCTTTGTACGTGAAATAGTTGAGCATTTGCTGTTTACAAAGATGACCTCAGTTAGATTCCTTTCATACATAACATATAACATATCTTTACAAATTCATAACTCTTGAAAACGCAAGTTTGGTATCAGGGTCTTGCGATCGACTAGTTCAATGGACGAGAGTCCAGCATGAACACACATAACGAGATTCAAATATGACTTTAAGAGGAGCACGCTCTCAGAATCCAAGTCTTCGAAACTATGAAACTAGAATTATGAATTTAAAGACATTATCATTATTGAATAGCATGCACCAAAGTTTAGACTAAATTACCGTTTTAACATCCTCAAAAGTGTCATCATACTGACCACCAACTTCACTAACAATGGTGACTCTCCTATCATTACTGCTTTGCTTCTTACAGCTTCTGCTAAACTTGAGTCTCCATTCCCTTCCCGGATCGGTAAAAGAACTGCTCAGCCCCATACTCCTACCTCCGCCGCGCCTCGCCGAATGGTTCCTTCCCATCAAATTCCTCCACAAAACCACATCTCCACAACCACTCTTCACATTTGTGGTTGGAAGAGAATCCACACACAAACATGGACCCGTGTGTGAGTCCATCATTGGTGAACCAACAACAGATATTGCTCCTACCATCTTCCTCTCTCACAACAAAAACTCTTGAAAATTAAAAATACACCCAAATGAAAAATGGTTTTAAAGAGTGAAATGAAACTTAATAAAAAGTACCCAACAGAATAAATAAGCGATTAAGGAAGTAGTTAATAAAGGGTATGCAGAAAAATTGGAACTTGTATAGTTGTTACAGTCAAAGACGGATGAAGAGTTGAGGTTGAAGAAGAGAAAGAGGAGGCAAATAGGTGCAAGGAAAAGTAAACAAAAAGAGAAGTAGGGTGTGAGATTTTTTGAAGGGTGTGTGTGGATGTTAACCAGACAAATTTTTGAGGTTCAAAATTGTCCAACAGAAAATTAATAAAAGTGGAATTCAACAATTGTTAACCAAGGAATCAAAGATACCATGTGGTTAGATACGTTTGGTGAATGTACCTAGCCACGTGGAGGTGAATCTTTGTCGTTATGTCTTTCAAAGATTCCGTTTTGTGTTTGTTACACATGTGTGAAGGCTAATGGGAACTGTTTCTGCCAAACAAACTCGTGCACAGTCCACATATGAACGTATCTACCTGTGTTTGTGGATGCAATTGAACGTAGCTCAAATGTTGGACAATGTTCACTTTCTTTAGAATTATTAGCTCTTATGTTTGGTTAACGGTTTATTTTGTTCTTGTTTGGTCGGTATAAAAATTAAGATTGGGAGTCACATCTATCTCATGAAATGTTAAATAATTTACTCTATAATTGTTTAAAAGTGATTTTTGGTCCTACAAGAATCATTCAAATTTAAAATAGAAATGGTGGATACGAAGGTATAAAGTTGATTGGTGCGGTGATAAATACTCTTTGATATGGTAGAAAGAAATGAACTTGTAAGATTAAAACTCAAACACTCAAATCAACTAAATGTGAAAAAAACAATGAAGTGAGTGATGATGAGGAGATACACGTGAACCTTACGCAATGTAGCTTATATAAGAAGGGTGGTTAGAACCACATCATGCTTCCCAACGTGAGGTGTGAAAGATCGTTTGATTATATCTGACGATGGACAATCGTCCGAAGACGAAGATGAGGTGTAGGTCTCATGATTGCGAGTGCACTAGTTCTTCAACATCTTACTGGGCTTTTGGACTGGGCCTTCTCGTGATTGAGTCTCTTCGTGCTTGGGCTTATGGTTGGTCCGAAACAATTGTCCTTAAGGTTTGTCATTGTGTAGTAACGTGAAGACATTAGAGTATTGGTCCTTTATCGTGGTTATTATGTCTGAGTCTTGCGTTGCATAAGTGGAAGAGGCTTGGCGAGTGGGAGTAAGGGACCTTGAGAATTAACACATTGAATGTCAGTCTTGTCATTGAAACATTTTGCAAGGTCGTTCTTACATGTGGCCCTAGGGTAGGGTGTGCCAATGCACTTTAGGGTTCTCAATTGCACTCGAGTGCGGTTGTGATCTCGAGGTGAATTCATCTATCAATTTCCATATGCCTACCTTTCTTTTGTTATATACTGTTTATTTGCCTACCTTGCTCCATTATATAAAAGTTATTTCTCCTTTCAGGTTAAGTTTCCACTATTTGCTGAAACTATCTCTTCTCTTTTTTACCAACTTCGATCTTCCTTTCCTGAGCTTTGGTAATATTGTGTTCTATCTATTTTTTTTCCTTTCTAGATTTGACAACTCATTTGGTATTTTACATTTTTGAGTCATTCTTTCATCGTTGCTTTATCTTCACATCTCCAATTTTCCAGATATCATTTCTATCTCCCTTGTTTACCGTTGTTGTTTCCATCTCTTTTTTCCCTTAGAAATGTCCAACTTATGAGATGGACTtggaaatatatatatatatatatatatatatatatatatatatatatatatatatatatatatatatatatatatatatatatatatatatatatatatatatatatatatatatatccaatGGAGATGATATAAGCGATGTCTCATCTCGCACTAGGTAGTAGACCTAGAGATATTGAATTTTCTTCCTTTGGAAGTTATCCACCCCTACAAACAACAAAAATGGTGGTGAACCCATGAATCCCCAGTTTTTGGAAAATGCAAATGATCTCATAGAAGAAGTTGGACGAATGAACTTTATTCATCCCATTATTAAGAAAGTTGGCCCTGATCCCTTTTCTTCCGAGTTGCTTGTGGCATCAATATTTTGTTAAGGTGTATCAGGATGATCATATGGCCCATTCTTGTCGCACCATAAAAAatacaaagtcgccaccgaattttatttattccaaaggaaaaagaaaatattgataaaacccctaaagaatggtcttcgcaaccaagagcagatcgggagtcggttatacaaggggaaAGTATTAACATCCCTCAaatccattgtactcaacgggaaccactTTGCTTGTTCTTTGTGCGTATGGATGTTACTATCTGAGAGTTACTTGCTATTGGTTAATGAAGAtaaaaataagttttaaattagtgtgctcgctaAGGAATTAaacccttgtgcctacgtatcctcatcGTGCAATAACGAAGTCATAGCTCCGTAGTTCTGAGTACAAAATGGAGTATGTGTTGGTTGTTTTTAATAGACAACGTTAACATTCACGTTCTAGCAGTTAACATTGCTTATATGCTCGCGCATGAGAGACTTGAGCGTTTCTTTATTTACGGTAGAATGGACGCGCTTGGATCGcattctagcagttaaacatgACTTGTGTACGCGCGCGTGGGAGGCTTAAGCATCGTTCATACGAAGGTAGAACGGGAGTAACATGTCGTTTGAGAAAATGTTTTGGATGCCCCAAGGCGGAAAATTAGATTAGATGAGTTGTGGTTGATTTTAGAATTGTTGTTTATGAAATTTGTTTGGCGAGCTTAACCGTtggtacttagagggagacaaACATCTAACCACTGACTAAGTACAACCAACAATCAAAATACTCGGGTTGAGAAGATAGTGGCATCCTAAACACTCTTTTTCATTCTCAGAGCACCAAATTGAATTcattttattattaaatattttgaAGGGAAGTCAAGTATCGACCACAAGCTAGGTACGACCGACAATCCAAGTACTTGAGTGTTATGCACAAGTACGTACACCTCATCTTTTTCTTCCAGTTTATTGTAAAAACGTTTTAAAAAGTACGTTGGATCAAGTATTTGGAATTTATTTGTGAAAGATGTAAGAAGAATgagatagagatagagatagagatagaAGTGCGAGAATGTAATGAAATGGATGATatacttgatgttggatcaagtaGTCACGTTGCTTTTATgtgaatttgatttggaaaaagCACTTAACGTTGGATGATATGTGTTTTATTCTTTGGAAACGACTCTTTTTATCGTTTGATTTTATCTTATTAGTTATGCAATGGAAAACAATAAAGGAAAGTAAATCCTAAACTATTACATGTTCATGGGAATGATGAACATTTTACCCACAATGGAGAGATGAAATAAACTATACATGAAATGAGAAAGGTTCATACAATGATACAATAATACTATGCCTAAAACAATCAAGTGACAATGGTAGAACTAAGCACATTTAACCTATTACCCATGCATAAAAGGATTATTAAAGTGGAAAAATAAACCATTCATGCAACAATAATTCATGCATGAAATCAAGAGTGAGCGAATAAATTTCTAATGACTTTTAATTGAAAATTAAAGTCTCAAGTAGGAATCTATCCTAATCATTTTTTATGTGCATTCTTCATGAGTTAACATGGTATGAAAAGGAGTTAATGGAGAATTaatctacttttaatatataaaagttaattaccaccataattacttaattaccctaattacaatccataatacagCTACTTTCATATTCCTATAAGTAATTTCATACTAAActctatttatactactaaaaaatattaccgttattttattgttgttgcaatcttatcattccaaaatgaaatcaatattctgaaatcaaattaattattattgtagtttttttgccaaatattatcgttacttgattttctttaaatgacaaaatgaatatttaattgtataattatatgttattaaattataactttaaaattaaaaataactatttaatatagttgattaatattaattgagtaatttaatattattgttaatttacctaccaattaattattattattgttattattattattgatatttacccgccatatatgataagaatatttttaaaatttaaatagtatatttattatttgatttgatttgatttaattgagatccaaactctataaattaaaatcggttacttattatgaagaaattagactatatttttatttactgtaaacagttttattgcttttgattttaatacatt containing:
- the LOC127084647 gene encoding uncharacterized protein LOC127084647, whose product is MTELKLSESRDLTRIERVGAHSHIRGLGLDSSLQPRDVSEGMVGQVNARKSAGIILQMIKEGIIAGRAVLLAGQPGTGKTAIAMGMAKSLGLETPFAMIAGSELFSLEMSKTEALTQAFRKAIGVRIKEETEVIEGEVVEVQIDRPAVSGAAAKTGKLTLKSTEMETVYDLGAKMIEAIGKEKVTSGDVIAIDKASGKITKLGRSFSRSRDFDAMGPQVKFVQCPDGELQKRKEVVHCVSLHEIDVINSRTQGFLALFTGDTGEIRAEVREQIDTKVAEWKEEGKAEIVPGVLFIDEIHMLDIECFSFLNRALENEMSPILIVATNRGFTTIRGTNNKSAHGIPVDLLDRLLIIKTDPYTEDEIHKILDIRCQEEDVDMSEGAKHLLTKIGVETSLRYAINLITAAALACQKRKGKTVELEDINRVYNLFLDVKRSTQYLMEYQSQYMFSETGEVDEDDANAMVL
- the LOC127084648 gene encoding chaperonin-like RbcX protein 2, chloroplastic — encoded protein: MVGAISVVGSPMMDSHTGPCLCVDSLPTTNVKSGCGDVVLWRNLMGRNHSARRGGGRSMGLSSSFTDPGREWRLKFSRSCKKQSSNDRRVTIVSEVGGQYDDTFEDVKTQMLNYFTYKAVRTVLQQLYEMNPPKYTWFYNFVVSNKPADGKRFIRMLGKEQQELAERVMLTRLHLYGKWVKKCNHAEIYKEISDENLELMRERLMETVIWPSDDSNTEKIG